Part of the Salinimonas iocasae genome, AAATCTGCAGCGATGTTAACGCTGTTTACCCTTTTTCCCGTTATCGCCGCTACCCAGTACGCTGATGTCCTGGTGACACCAATCGATAATGCATCAGCCGTTTGGCAGCGCGCTTCTGATAACACCCCCAAATATCCCGTTGCACTGGCGCGTGAAGGAAAGCGCGGTTGCGCAGTCATACGGTTTGTAGTCTCTGAAGAAGGGGAAGCTTCAGATATTTCCGTGGTTGAATCTGTTCCTGATGTTGACATGGGTCGTGAGGCATTAAAGCTGATTCGTCACTGGGAGTGGGTCACAAAAAGCAATAAGACTGCAACAGCAGAAGATAAAACCCTGCGGCTGGATTTTTGTATGGGCGGAAGCTCTGTGGCTGAAGCACACCAGCGCTGTATGAGGCAGGCAGAATACCGGTGCAGTCAGTAACAAATACGTAATCAGCCGTTACAGCGCAATCCCCTTATCGTCACATGTGCTTACAGTTTATGGCGCCTATAATGTCTTTAATACGTTATGGTCATCGCAGACGTTTTATGTATACCGGCACTGGCCTGACTTTGCCACTGCTGCCTTATTGTAATTTACTGACGGCTCAGTGTTCATTTTGCTCAGATGGCGAATTTACCCAAATCAACAGCTCTGGCTAATGTCTGCCCCACTGTTGCCAACGATCTTATAATGGGTTGGGTTCGCTGTAGGTTTATTTTTTTGACTGCCTTTATAAAGACTTCTGGGGTTTCTGACTGTGTGATTTTGTTGTTTTTGCCCTGTTACAGATGCTCCAAATACGACGGCTACTCGTAAAAGCAACATAATATTTACATTTGCCGCTTTTCGGAATATTCCGGACATAGGTTCCGGCGCTACCAACTCAGGTGAATAGCATGCTCAACGTCATTGTCACAGATATCTTCGGCAAAACGCCTGCGCTTAACCGTATTATTGCGCGCTTATCCGGCGAGGTGAAAGTCGTCGATCCCTACGAAGGAACCTTCAACCGGTTCAGAGATGAAGCTGAAGCTTACAACAGCTTTTGCAGACAGGGTGGCTTACAAAGCTATACCCATGCTTTATGTAATTCCGTTAAATACAACGACCAGCCGCAATATTATATTGGTTTTGGCATTGGCGCTGCTGCATTGTGGCGAGCCTCGGCGCACCCGGCCCTTTCCAGGGCGCGGGCTGGCATTGCATTTTATGGTGCCCAGATCAGACATTTTGCCCAGGTTTCACCGCGGTTCCCTATGACGCTGGTACTGCCCGATTATGATTCAAGTTACTCAGTGGGGCAGATTGTTGAGAAAGTGTCACGGCATAATTTTGTAACGGTTAAACGCACTGCTATGGGTGAGGGGTTCATGAATATTCAGTCTGCAAACTACAGCAGCTTTGGGTTTGAAAAATATTGCCGGGCGCTCGCCAGACAATCACTGTACTATGCAAATACGTCAGCAGACGTATCCGCAAAAAGCTTTCAGGAATGCATTCGACAGGGTTAAGGATAAACAGGTTATATAATGTCAGGGAAACGACACAACAGATTCGCTGTACTCCAACAAAGTCATAATATTGAGGATATGGATGTTACCATCAGCTATCATCGCCTGACCGGCCGAGTGCGGGTTTTTATCGACCAGCGCAAAGTGCTTTCGCGACTGACATGGCTATCACCCTTTATAAACCATACCTTTTATATCCAGTCGACAGCCTACCGGCTTCGTATAAAGTCATTTTTCTCCTGGTCTGCAAAATTATACTGTGGCGCAGTATGTTGTAGTGATGAGCTGTTACCTGCGCGCCGCAAACAGGTTGAGGTCAGGTGGATAACCAGCAGTATACTTTTTCTTACGCGACTTCTTTCTAAAGTTTTATAGCTTTCTTTCAATAACTTAAAAAACACTACTCATCAGCTCAAAAGTGTCTTATGTTAAAAAGGACAGTGGCAAAAGACCGCTGAATCTAATTAACAGGAGCAATGGAATGACCGACATTCACCAAGACAGTACCCCCTCATCAACTCAGCCGCACGGTACACCGATTCGTGATTCTGCGTTGACAGAGGCGCAACAGGAAGCCAAAACTCACGCCATCGTGGCATACGTATTTATGGTATTGGGATTAATAACCGGCATCTTCTGGCTGGTCGGGGCTATTTGGGCAATGGTGAAAAAATCAGATGCCCGCGGCACGCCATTTGAAGATCATTACGCTAATATCATCAAAACATTCTGGATAGGACTGGTGGTATCAATCATTAGCATACCACTGGCGGTGATCCTGATTGGCTATATTACACTTTTCGCCATCTGGATTTGGTCTATCTACCGCATTGTTAAAGGCGTGGCCCGACTTAGCGCCAATCAACCCTATTACAGCTAACTGCCCGTTTTATAATGTATTTATTACCGTGGGTACTGGTAAAGCCGGTGTTGGTAGACTAAGGTTAAATCAGTGCCCCTTATCGGGCTAACTTTCAGGAATCACTGTAAATGGAAGCTGTAACGGGAATCGGCGGGCTCTTTTTTCGCTCTAAGTCCCCTGAAAAACTCGCAGGGTGGTATGAGAAAAATCTTGGTATTAGCCCTGTACCAGATAGCTATGACAAAGCGGGCTGGCAGCAGCAAGCAGGAACGACTGTATTTGCGCCATTCAAAAACAACTCAGATTATTTTGGCGACGACAGTAAAAGCTGGATGATTAACTTTCGCGTTAACAATCTGGACGCAATGGTAGCGCAGCTTGAAGGCGCAGGGATTCCTGTTTCAGTCGATTCAACCATTTACCCTAACGGGCGGTTTGCAAGGTTATGCGATCCTGAAGGGAACCCTATTGAACTATGGGAGCCTAACACTCCATAACACAAATCAATCATCCCTCCTAAGGAGCCTTTGATGGAACATCCACTTTCATGCGAATGTAACACCGTCCAGGGCCATGTACTTCCCGGCGCAACCGCCAGCAGAGTTTTATGCTACTGCAAAGATTGTCAGGCGTTCGCCCGATACCTGAATGCTCAGGACACCGTATTAAATGTGCAGGGCGGCACCCATATTGTGCAGCTGGCCGCCTCGCGAGTGGTTATTACTAAAGGTCAGTCCCATATCGCTGCGGTTCGTTTGTCAGATCGCGGGCTGATTCGCTGGTACGCCAGTTGTTGCAATACGCCTATCGGTAATACGCTGCCGACAAATCAGCTTCCCTTTGTGGGTCTTGTCGACAACATTCTTAATCAGGCATCTATTCCAAATGACTTTCCGGGAAAAATTGCGGTAGTCCATACCCAGTCTGCAATTGGCCATCCCAAACCATCAGCACACGGTTTACCCGGCACCATGTGGCGCTTTCTGCGCATCGTAGCAAAAGCCCGTATGTCTGGTGCGTATAAGCAATCACCATTTTTTGATGATGACGGCAAACCGGTTGTCGATCCGGTTGTGCTAAGTGATGCAGAAAGGAAAAAGCTTAAAAATGCGGGTGCAACGTAACAGAATTTCGTTTGATTGCCTGAGCAGAGCATGACATAACCCGAAAGCGGTAAGTATTGTTGATTAGAGTGTTTTATCTTCGCAGAAGCCTTTCGCGCGCAGCCAGCAGGCGCTTATATCGTTACTTGTCCGCGCTATTTAGCAATCATCTTATATTTTTACACTAAAGTTCAGTGTCAGAACGCCTGTTGCTGCGCTATTTTATAAATAGGTAGCGCGGTGCTTCAATCGTACCGCTTCACCACGGGGAAAGCGTTATGTTGCACATTCATCAGGTTAGCCTGTTAATACTGAAAACACTGGCTCGTCCGCGTGTTATTCAGGCCCTTTTTCTTTCATCATGTGCTGTATCGCTAGGCTACTTGTTGTCGTGGCCCTTCCTGTGGCTTTTATTTCCGATATTGCTGGTCAGCGAGATTGTACTTTTGGTTGGAAGCAAACCTGCTTCATTACCTTTTTCCAGTGAGGAGATCAGCCCCTGGAAGTCGCTTCGCGTTGCCGATGGATTTCTTTATGTTGGGCGCAATGCATTACCGGTGTCCTCTGTGCCGGTAGCAATACTGGCGCATCAGAATAATTATGTCACTTTACAGTTACCGCAAAATACCATCGGCGGCAAAATTCCGGTAATAACATTCAGCCCCATTTACTTTCCTGCCGTTAAAGCATTTATACGGCTTCGCTTGCCAGATACGGCAATGCATATACTCGCGGCCGGCCATACCGCTGCACCTGAGATAAGAAAGGCTTCGTAACGTTAATTATCGTTGTTGAATCGCCAGTCACCGGGCATTACACGATGTTCATATTTTAATCTAACAACGCCATACGCCAGATGTAGCAAGGGCTGTACATAACCAGTTTATGACGTTTTTACGACAGTTAGATGAAACAATTCTAGGAAGACACCCTTAATTTGTATATAATTTGTAAACGCGTGTGTTATACGTAGTGCTGGCGCAGTTGTAGATTTACAAAGGCGCAGGTTTTCCTGATAAAAGAAGAGGACAAGCCTATGTCTATCTATCTTTGTATTAGCGGTATCGTTTTTAGTGTTTATCTTATCGCCAACCTGTGGGCAATGAGTTCAAACCGTTTGAATCAGCCAGGGTATGTGCTTACCGATTTGGACGGTTTAGTTGGCGTTCGTCACAACAGCCTGTCCCGATTATTTTCAGGCTTCACCACCCTTGTTGCTAAACAACACATACGTCGCATACAGGTATCTTCAGAATGTCTGACGCTGTTTACTGACGCTGATGACTGCGTCAATATTTGGCTTTCTGATCGCTACTTGCCTATTAATGCAAATTACGCCAAAGTACTCTTTCCTCAGGCCGAGTTTGTAGATAGCCCGTTTCTCCCCTAAAAATTTATTCCTCTTACTGTTTTTACAAAGATAAAACAGTGCATTAACGGGAATGATAAAACTCGTAAAGCTTCCCTACCACCGCTCTCAATTGCACCAATATGGACATCGCCTCTGAACATCGTGATTACCTGATGTGCGCGTATAATCCTCATCGATTTTCACACCGCATAGCAATTATCGCTTTACAGGAAAATTAGTCACATGCAGAAAACACAACACGGTTTTGTTGAAGACCTTTTTGCGCTGGTCTGCGCAGGACTATTTGTCGCGTTCGGCGTTTACTTATTTCAGTCTCAGGACTTAATGGTCGGAGGCGCAGCAGGGCTGGCATTACTCGGCACGCATGCGTTGCCAATGGACTTTGGCCTGATATTTTTTCTTATCAATTTGCCTTTCTATGCGCTGGCATGGACACAAATAGGCAAACGCTTCACGATCAACACCTTTATTTCGGTTACTACGGTATCGGTATTGTCTGAACAAATTCCTAAATTTGTAGACATCTCAAATGCTAATCCCCTGTTTGCCGCTATTTTTGGTGGAATGCTGATTGGCGTGGGTATGCTGATTATGTTTCGCCACACCTCTAGTTTGGGCGGAGTGGGTATTCTGGCGTTCTTTCTGCAAGGAAAATATGGCATTCGCGCCGGTACGTTTCAGTTAAGTGTAGACACAGTAATTCTGTTGAGCGCGCTGGTATTTATAGAATGGCCACTGGTGGTGGTATCAGTGCTGGCCGCTTTTTGTCTGAACATGGTGCTTTCGCTAAACCATCGCCCGGAGCGTTACGAAGCCGCACCTCAGGCGCGTCAGATTAGCGTGGAACATGGCGCACAGCCCCAGGGAAGTTAATCAGGTAATATTCAATAAAAAAGGTCGCGAAAGCGGCCTTTTTTATTGCGCAGTTATAAAGAAAAAAACCCGGCAGAAGCCGGGCAAGGAACATGAGGATTACTTCGCTGCTTTTTTCGGATTGGGCTAGTCACGATCAAAAAATCGCTGAAGCCTTCTTTGATTGTTATGACTGCGTCCGTACAACAAAAAGGCATCCGAAGGTTGCGCAACATCTTTACTATATCTCTAACCCCGCGATGCTGCCTTTATTCTTTAGGCTAAAGTTACAGCGACGTATCCAGTAGCATCATCAGTATAAAGCCGCCCAGTAGTGTGAACGTTGCCAGATTCTGATTACCGTTATTATGGGTTTCCGGAATAATTTCATCGCTGATAACAAACAACATGGCACCAGCGGCAAAAGCCAGCGCCCAGGGCATCAGCGATTCCAGTGTAGCCACCGCCATAGCTCCCAGTAAGCCTCCTACCGGCTCTACCAGGCCCGACGCAATACCGATAAGCGCAGAGCGAAGTGGTGTATACCCTACTGACAGCAATGCCACGGCCACCGCCAGTCCTTCAGGAATATTCTGCAGCCCAATGCCGATAGCCAGCGTGACCCCGTTTTTGACCTCACCGCCCGCAAAGCCAACACCTACGGCAAGCCCTTCAGGAAAGTTATGTAAGGTAATAGCGGTAACAAACAGCCAGATGCGGCTTAGCTTGTAGGCATCGCTACCTTCACGGCCCCGCGAAAAATGTTCGTGGGGTACGTATTGGTGGATAAGGAACAGCACTGCCGCACCAAGAAAGGTTCCCCCGGCCACGGATAAGGGCCCGGCCAGGCTGCTATCATAATGTTCAGAGCCGTATTCAAGCGCTGGTAACAGAAGCGAAAAGAAAGTGGCGGCTAACATAATGCCTGCTGCCAGACTTAAAAGGCCGTCTTCCATACGGCGCGACAGACGTCTTATAGTAAAAACGCCCAATGAGCCCAGTGCGGTACCTGCACTGGCACATAAGCTGGCCACAAAGCCCATTACAACTACACTACCGGGATCCATACTCTGCTTAATTGTTGATGATGAAGTTACCGACAGGTATTGCTTATCGGTAGCGAACAACTCGTGGTACGCGTGGTGACACGCGAGTCATGAGCTCATAAGATATTGTGCCGGCACATGCGGCTACTTCATCAATACGCAGCTTTTCGCCCCAAAGCTCAACAAAATCACCAATTTGCACCTGACCAACCTCAGTAACATCCACGGTCAGCATGTCCATTGAAACGCGCCCTGCCAGCGGTGCACGCTGACCATTTACCAGTACCGGCGTACCGTTGGAGCAGTGCCTTGGATAACCATCCGCGTAACCAATTCCGATAGTGGCAATAATACTGTCCTTCTGCGCCTGCCAGGCCTGTCCATAGCCTACGTATTCTCCGGCTTTAATGTGCCGTAGTGCAATAACAGAAGCACGCAGTGTCATTGCAGGCTGAACACGGGATAGATAGGAGGCATCGTGCATAGGGTTACTGCCAAATACACCTAACCCAACCCGGTTCCAGTTGCCATGGGAGGCAGGCCAGCCAAGCGTGGCGGGCGAATTAGCGATACTGACGGCCAGGCCGGTTTGCTTCACCAGTCTGGCAAATTTGTCCAACTGATTAGCAGTGGCCGAATTATCGGTATCATCCGCACTGGCCATGTGGGTAACCAGTACACAGTCATCACCAATAATCTGGCTGTAGTCTGTCAGCGCGCGCTGCGCATCTTCAGGTGTCATTCCCAGCCGGTGCATACCGGTATCTACTTTAAGCCAGATCCCAGGCGGCTGTGTCGGCGTCTGTCTTTTTACCCATTCCAGCTGGGTGGTGTCATGAACAACAATGGTCAGATTTTCGTCGCGAGCCTGCAAACATTCTTTTTCCTGATGCGGGCCTTCCAGAACCACGATAGGCGCATCAATACCGGCTTCACGAAGCTTAATAGCTTCCTCGGTAATAGCGACAGCGAAGGCGGGCGCTTTGTTTCTTAAAATGCGCGCAACATTGATCGCGCCATGCCCGTAAGCATCGGCCTTGATGACCACCATTGTCTGGCTTTGCGGTGCCAGACTGCACAGGTAGTCAAAGTTGTGAATAATGGCATCTGCGTGAATGATTGCCTGAGTTTGTCTGCTCAACGTATTGTTACTGATTGCTAAACCGGATGGCCAGCATACTAGCATGAAAATACCCCGGCATTGGAAGCCAGCCTCGCTACCACGTACATTTTTAACGGTCGCTGGCAAAATTGTAGCGCTGCCGGCTTGCAAGCCGTTTTCATCAGGTCGATACTGCCCGCTATCATCAGTTTTACTACAGGTACTTTATGGCAGGCTCCCAGGAAACGCTGCTGGCGCAACTTGATACGCTCATTTCCGAAGGCAGAAACCCCGCAACCATGCATATTGATGAAGGTACATCGCTGGATATCGTCCGTATGATAAACCGTGAGGATCATCATGTAGCCCCGGCGATTGAAAAGATATTACCTGAAATTGCGGAGGCGGTGGATCGTATTGTGGACGGTCTCAGCCGCAAAGGCAGGCTTTTTTATATCGGCGCGGGAACCAGTGGCCGGTTAGGTATTCTGGATGCGGTAGAGTGCAGACCGACCTTCTCTGTCGATGACACCCTGGTAAACGGCATTATCGCTGGCGGCGAGCGCGCCATCATGCATGCGGTGGAAGGTGCAGAAGATGACGAAGTTCAGGGTCAAAAAGATTTAGATGCCCACACCATCACCCGCAATGATGTAGTTGTTGGCCTGTCGGCCAGCGGCCGGACACCCTATGTGTGTGGTGCGCTTCGCCGGGCCAGCGATCATGGCTGTACAACGATCGGTATCGCCTGTACACCTGAATCACCAGTATTGACGTTATCAGATATCGCCTTATGCCCGGTGGTGGGCCCGGAAGCGCTTACCGGTTCGACCCGAATGAAGTCAGGTACTGCACAAAAGCTGATTTTAAATATGTTGTCTACCGCGTCCATGATCAGGCTGGGCAAAACTTATCAAAATCTGATGGTTGATGTGAATGCGTCTAACGAAAAGCTGCGGGCGCGGGCTATCCGTATTGTTATACAGGCCACCGGCTGCGAGATATCGATAGCAAAGCAGGCTTTAAGTGAGGCCGGGCAGAAGACCAAAGTGGCCATTGTTATGGTTCTGTGTAACGTTGATGCAACAATAGCCAGTGAGATGCTTCAAAACAGCAACGGTTTTTTACGCCAGGCAACAAAGGAGTAAATATGAAAGTGTTATACGCACTACTCTTACTACTGTCAGTTATCGCGCTTCCCGCTTACGCATTGCAGGTCGCTGCCGAGCAACCGGCTAAGTACCTGCCATTGTTGAAGGAAAAGCGGGTTGCTGCAGTTGTTAACCAGACCAGTCAGGCCCTGGACGGGCATCTGGTAGATTTCCTGCTCAGTGAAGATATCAATCTGATAAAGATCATGGCACCGGAGCACGGCTTTCGCGGTAAACAAGCTGCCGGTGAGACGGTTATCGACAACATTGATACAAAAACCGGTCTGCCCGTCGTCTCCCTCTACGGTAAGAATAAAAAGCCATCTCCTGATATGCTCAGTGATGTTGATGTATTGCTGTTCGATATACAGGATGTCGGCACCCGTTTTTACACCTATATCAGCACGCTGCACTATGTCATGGAAGCCGCTGCCGAGAACGATGTGACCGTAGTGGTATTGGACAGACCCAACCCTAACGGGGCTTTCGTTGACGGCCCGGTAAGACAGCCTGGCTTTACCTCATTTGTGGGTGTCGATCCGCTGCCATTGTTACACGGCATGACTGTCGCCGAACTGGCCCTCATGATCAAAGGCGAAGGATGGATAAATCAGGCTGAAAGACTAACCTTGCATACGGTAGCGGTAGAAAACTATTCACGTAACATGGCGATTACCTTACCGGTTCCCCCCAGCCCTAACCTGCCTAATGCGACTGCCGTGCGTCTTTACCCGTCATTATGTTTGTTTGAGGGAACCACTGTCAGTGTCGGGCGCGGTACACCTTATCCGTTTCAGATCATCGGCCATAACAATGTTCGACTGGGCGATTTAACCATCACCCCTGAAGCAGTGGATGCTGCACCGTCACCTAAACTGGAAGGTACTGAGCTGATGGCGAGGGATCTTCGTCAAAGTGCCATGAAGGGTTTCGATATCAGCTTGCTGATAAACACCTACCAGCAGTTCGTAAACGCCGGCGAGACATTTTTCAGCCATCCCGATTTTTTCGATAAGCTGGCCGGGACGGACGAACTCAGGAAAGCGATGGTTGCCGGGCAGGATGCAGCCACCATAAGAAAGCAGTGGCAGCCTGAGCTTGATGCGTTTAAAAAACGCCGGGCGCCCTATCTGCTTTACTGATAAAACAAACGGGTTGATACCCGTGCGTTTATCCCATTAAATGAGTTTATTACTGTAATGTCTGGATTCGTTACCGGTGCCTGAGAACGCGCTCTATTCAGTTAAAAACCACTGGCAGGCTTTTGTCACCCAATTAGAAGGTGTTTTAAAGCCTGAGCAGCTTATTCGCGATTTAAGTCGTCGCACCGCTTACAGTACGGATGCCAGCTTTTACCACCTCACGCCCCGGCTAGTGCTGAAACTCGACGACACAACGCAGGTTCAGCGCGTGCTAAAACTCGCCTGTCGCTGGCTGGTGCCGGTGACTTTTCGCGCCGCCGGTACCAGTTTGTCAGGACAGGCAATCAGCGATTCTGTGTTAATTCTGTTATCTGAGCAGTGGAGACAGACTGACGTACTGGACGAAGGCGCGCGCATCCGGCTTCAGCCCGGTGTTATTGGCGCTTTTGCAAACCAGATACTGGCGCCCTATAAACGTAAGATAGGGCCGGACCCAGCCTCCATCGCAACCTGTAAAATCGGCGGCATCGCTGCGAACAATGCATCAGGCATGTGTTGTGGCGTTAAACACAACAGTTACCACACGATGGAACACATGACGTTCGTGCTGTCTGACGGCACCCGGGTCGACACGGCAGATGCCCGGTCAGTGAAACAGTTTTATCGAAAGCATGACGGGCTGGTAAGCGCCATCAGGCGGCTACGGGCTGATGTGTGTGCTGACGAGGTATTAACGGAGCGCATACGGCACCAGTATCGGTTTAAAAACACGCTGGGATATGGCCTGAATGCCTTACTCGATTTCGAGGAACCGGTAGATATTATTACCCATTTGATGATTGGCTCTGAGGGGACTCTGGGGTTTATCGGTGATATCACTTACCGCACTATAAAACTGCCTGCTTTTAAAGCGACGGGCCTGTACCTGTTTGACACAGCCAGGCAAGCCTGCGATGCCATTGAAGCACTGTCAGACGCAGGGGCCGATGCGGTTGAGTTAATGGACGCCCGGGCGCTGCGCTCAGTAGCCGATTTACTGGCCCCCTTCTCCACCCGGCCGGTATCCTCAGACAATGTCGCGCTGCTTATCGAGCTAACCGCTGATAATCAGCAGACGCTGGATAGCGCACAGGAATCGGTCACATCCTTTTTTGAAACTGAAAAAACAATTCACGCCCTGCAACCTTTTACCCGCGATATATCTGCAATCACCACACTATGGAATATCCGCAAAGGCTTATTCCCTGCCGTCGGGGCAGTCAGAGAAAGCGGTACGACGGTTATCATAGAAGATGTGGCTTTTGATCAACATAAGCTGGCTGACGGCATTCAGTTGTTGCAACAATTGTTTGAAAAATACCGCTACGACGAGGCCATCATTTTCGGGCATGCGCTGGATGGCAATGTGCATTTTGTTTTTACACAGCGGTTTGACAGCACTAAAGAAAAAAACCGTTATCGTGATTTTATGGAGGATGTCAGTAAGCTAGTCACTGACAAGCTTCATGGCACATTAAAAGCGGAGCATGGTACCGGTCGCAATATGGCACCATTTATTCGGCAGCAGTGGGGTGGACGTGCGCTGGATGTAATGAAACGCCTTAAACATATTCTGGACCCGGCGGCCATTCTTAACCCCGGTGTCATTATCAACGATGATCCGGATGCGCACCTGAAAAACCTTAAGCAGTTACCGTCGGTCGACGAAGAAATAGACAGCTGTATAGAATGTGGATTTTGTGAACCGCAGTGTCCGTCTGCATCACTCACATTATCACCGCGACAACGTATCGCGCTGATGCGACGGGCAACGCAGTTGCCGGCCGCAGAACAGGCTGAAATAAGAAAGGATTTTGTCTACGCCGGAGATAAAACCTGTGCGGCTACGGGTCTGTGTGCCACAGCCTGTCCGGTAGGTATTAACACGGGCACCTGGATAAAAAAGCGCAGGCATGCCGAGTCACCCGACAGCCTTCATTTTATGGCTGAGCATTTGAAACTGTCGCACTCGCTGGCTCGCGGCACACTCAATCTTGCAACGGGCGTTGCTGCTGTCACCTCGAAAAAGACGCTGCAAGCCGCTACCCGCTCGGCTCACCGCCTGAGCCAACGTATTCCTGTTTTCGCCCAAACCACGCCAGCGGCCGCAACCACCGAGTACTTCGCCGGTCAGCGCTTTACAGACAAAGTTGTGTTTATCCCTGCGTGCCCCAACCGTGTTTTCGGCAGCGAAGACAAACAACAGAGTCTGACAAAAACGGTTGTTGAGCTTCTTAATAAAGCCAGCATCGAGGTGCGATATCCCGATGCACTGACGTCTTTATGCTGTGGTCAGCCCTTTGAAAGCCACGGCAATATGCAGGCTGCGCAACAGTACCGGGAGGCCTTTGCTGCGGCGCTTCAAAAAGCCAGTGAAAATGGCCGCTATCCCATTATTACCGACAACAGTGCCTGTGCGCTGAGCAGCTTATCAGCGCAGGGAATAAAAGTGACAGAGCTGGCGCAATTTCTGAATGAGATTGTAGCTGCCCGACTGCATATTACGCCGGTCACGGAACCCATTGCGTTACATCTCACGTGCAGCAGTCAGCACCTCGATGGAGCTAATGGGCTTCGTTCACTAGCTGAAAAATTATGTACCAACATTTTTGTTCCCAGCCATATTACCTGTTGCGGGTTTGCCGGCGATAAGGGTTTCACCACACCGGAGTTAAATCAGGCTGCACTGTCTCCCCTTCGCGAACAGCTTCCAGCTGAATGTAACAGGGGTATCAGCAACAGCCGAACCTGTGAAATTGGTTT contains:
- a CDS encoding FAD-binding and (Fe-S)-binding domain-containing protein, with the protein product MPENALYSVKNHWQAFVTQLEGVLKPEQLIRDLSRRTAYSTDASFYHLTPRLVLKLDDTTQVQRVLKLACRWLVPVTFRAAGTSLSGQAISDSVLILLSEQWRQTDVLDEGARIRLQPGVIGAFANQILAPYKRKIGPDPASIATCKIGGIAANNASGMCCGVKHNSYHTMEHMTFVLSDGTRVDTADARSVKQFYRKHDGLVSAIRRLRADVCADEVLTERIRHQYRFKNTLGYGLNALLDFEEPVDIITHLMIGSEGTLGFIGDITYRTIKLPAFKATGLYLFDTARQACDAIEALSDAGADAVELMDARALRSVADLLAPFSTRPVSSDNVALLIELTADNQQTLDSAQESVTSFFETEKTIHALQPFTRDISAITTLWNIRKGLFPAVGAVRESGTTVIIEDVAFDQHKLADGIQLLQQLFEKYRYDEAIIFGHALDGNVHFVFTQRFDSTKEKNRYRDFMEDVSKLVTDKLHGTLKAEHGTGRNMAPFIRQQWGGRALDVMKRLKHILDPAAILNPGVIINDDPDAHLKNLKQLPSVDEEIDSCIECGFCEPQCPSASLTLSPRQRIALMRRATQLPAAEQAEIRKDFVYAGDKTCAATGLCATACPVGINTGTWIKKRRHAESPDSLHFMAEHLKLSHSLARGTLNLATGVAAVTSKKTLQAATRSAHRLSQRIPVFAQTTPAAATTEYFAGQRFTDKVVFIPACPNRVFGSEDKQQSLTKTVVELLNKASIEVRYPDALTSLCCGQPFESHGNMQAAQQYREAFAAALQKASENGRYPIITDNSACALSSLSAQGIKVTELAQFLNEIVAARLHITPVTEPIALHLTCSSQHLDGANGLRSLAEKLCTNIFVPSHITCCGFAGDKGFTTPELNQAALSPLREQLPAECNRGISNSRTCEIGLSQSGGIPYQHIAYLMNEVSESLPTKECGR